One window from the genome of Prochlorococcus marinus CUG1438 encodes:
- a CDS encoding glutamate-5-semialdehyde dehydrogenase, with product MVDIFEVSQPGNELLEKADQVRFASTKISQAKNQMRIKALNFMADYLEKNTGEILEANNEDYTSAEKKGISKALLSRLKLSKEKLNLGIEGVRKVGDLPDPVDQVQIKRELSNGLILERKTVPIGVLGVIFESRPDAVMQISSLAIRSGNGVMLKGGSEANLTNTAIVEALKQGLYESGLDKNAICLLTSRKDSMAMLNLEKHINLIIPRGSNELVKFIQENTRIPVLGHADGICHLYIDNEVDLEMALSVSIDSKIQYPAACNAIETLLLHKEIAPAFLKQAIPLFNSNDVKLIGDERSVELGIQHAASLEDWQTEYLDLILSIKIVEDLDEAITHIQKYSSKHTDGIITENLSKADKFMNIVDSAGVFHNCSTRFADGFRYGFGAEVGISTQTLPPRGPVGLEGLVTYKYFLKGDGNIVDDFSSGKATYTHKDL from the coding sequence ATGGTCGATATTTTTGAAGTTTCTCAACCAGGGAATGAACTTTTAGAAAAAGCTGATCAAGTTCGTTTTGCATCCACAAAAATTAGTCAGGCTAAAAATCAAATGAGAATTAAAGCCTTAAATTTTATGGCAGATTATTTAGAAAAAAATACTGGTGAAATTTTAGAGGCTAATAATGAGGACTATACCAGCGCAGAAAAGAAAGGTATTTCAAAAGCTTTACTCTCTAGATTAAAATTGTCAAAAGAAAAATTAAATTTAGGTATTGAAGGTGTAAGAAAAGTTGGAGACTTGCCTGACCCTGTTGATCAAGTCCAAATTAAAAGAGAGCTTTCTAATGGATTGATCCTAGAGAGAAAAACTGTTCCTATAGGAGTTTTAGGGGTTATCTTTGAATCCAGGCCAGATGCTGTTATGCAGATTAGTTCTTTAGCTATAAGATCAGGAAATGGAGTAATGCTCAAGGGTGGTAGTGAAGCAAATTTAACAAATACTGCAATAGTGGAAGCACTAAAACAGGGTTTATACGAATCAGGTCTTGATAAAAATGCAATATGTCTTCTAACTAGTAGAAAAGATAGTATGGCGATGCTCAATCTTGAGAAACATATTAATTTAATAATTCCAAGAGGAAGTAACGAATTAGTTAAATTTATTCAAGAGAATACAAGAATTCCTGTACTAGGACATGCTGATGGAATTTGTCATTTGTATATAGATAATGAGGTTGATTTGGAGATGGCTTTATCAGTCTCTATTGACAGTAAAATTCAATATCCTGCAGCATGTAATGCTATTGAAACTTTACTATTGCATAAAGAGATTGCACCAGCTTTTCTAAAACAGGCTATACCTTTGTTTAATTCAAATGACGTTAAATTAATCGGAGATGAAAGATCTGTTGAATTAGGAATACAGCATGCGGCTAGTTTAGAAGATTGGCAAACTGAATATTTAGATTTAATTTTGTCAATTAAAATTGTGGAAGATCTTGATGAGGCTATCACTCATATTCAAAAATATAGTTCAAAACATACAGATGGAATAATTACTGAAAATTTAAGCAAGGCTGATAAATTCATGAATATAGTTGATAGTGCTGGAGTTTTTCATAATTGCTCTACAAGATTTGCAGATGGGTTTAGATATGGTTTCGGGGCTGAAGTTGGGATATCTACTCAAACTCTTCCACCAAGAGGCCCAGTTGGTCTTGAAGGTTTGGTAACTTATAAATATTTCCTCAAAGGCGATGGGAATATAGTTGATGATTTTTCATCCGGTAAGGCTACATATACACATAAAGATCTTTAA
- the folB gene encoding dihydroneopterin aldolase codes for METFLKIENIKLWARVGVLDEERKLGQLFSLDIFLWTDFEKCTVNDDLKKTVDYSKLVQILKDQSKTIYCFTIEKYSNAILEIINQEFKLSKIKIILTKCNPPIKGFDGRVSIVRVLENN; via the coding sequence ATGGAGACTTTTTTAAAAATTGAGAATATCAAACTTTGGGCTAGGGTAGGTGTCCTTGATGAAGAAAGAAAATTAGGGCAATTATTTAGTTTGGATATATTTTTATGGACTGATTTCGAAAAGTGTACCGTAAATGATGATTTAAAAAAAACAGTTGACTATTCAAAATTAGTTCAAATTTTAAAAGATCAATCAAAGACAATATATTGTTTTACAATCGAAAAATATTCAAATGCAATTTTAGAAATTATTAATCAAGAATTTAAGCTATCTAAAATTAAAATTATTTTGACAAAATGTAATCCTCCAATTAAAGGTTTTGATGGGAGGGTGTCAATAGTAAGAGTTCTCGAAAATAATTAA
- a CDS encoding lipase produces the protein MEKRNPILLIHGLWNTSSIFSSVTSKLDDIGIEYFAPTLKHSYGMTSLIDLTNILNELILEKYGLEKELDILGFSMGGIIGRHWIQKFNGYKRTRRFITVGSPHKGTLTAQLVPKYPFRGISEMKINSNFLRELAKNDFFLDDIECITFFTHWDLMVFPSWWTNLNLGKKISLKVYKHRNLIRNKSAVEKIIDEIIM, from the coding sequence TTGGAAAAAAGAAATCCTATTTTATTAATTCATGGGCTTTGGAATACTTCAAGTATTTTTTCTTCTGTTACCTCAAAACTTGATGATATTGGGATTGAATATTTTGCCCCAACTCTTAAGCATTCATATGGTATGACTTCACTTATTGATTTGACAAATATATTAAACGAATTAATTTTAGAGAAATATGGCTTAGAAAAAGAACTAGATATTTTAGGATTTTCAATGGGAGGGATAATTGGTAGGCATTGGATTCAAAAATTTAATGGTTATAAAAGAACAAGAAGATTTATTACTGTAGGTTCGCCTCATAAAGGAACATTAACAGCACAATTAGTACCTAAATATCCTTTTAGAGGAATATCAGAAATGAAAATAAATAGTAATTTTTTAAGGGAACTGGCAAAGAACGATTTTTTCCTTGATGATATAGAATGCATAACTTTCTTTACTCACTGGGATCTAATGGTTTTCCCTAGCTGGTGGACTAATTTAAATTTAGGGAAAAAAATATCATTAAAAGTATATAAGCATAGAAATCTGATAAGAAATAAATCGGCGGTAGAGAAAATAATCGATGAAATTATTATGTAG
- a CDS encoding M3 family metallopeptidase: MQSSIFKYGELPEFKKFTPENINKQFPLVLEKIEEDFKNIEKNLSHYLIQNDLSWDKVINPLNEVNEILRWSWGVISHLNAVKNSESLRDIYSKFLPEIISLSNKFGQSKIIYNSLVKLKETNNFDQIKKRILDKEILEMQHRGISLNKNDQEEFNNISEKLGKLSTDFSNNVLDATNKWFLILNKKSEVDGLPERVLELMAMTAHNHLKQNGEVDIKNGPWKLSLDIPTYTSFMTYATDRNLRERLYKAFVSRASQGEKSNSQIIEEILTLRTKQANLLGYESWAELSLSTKMAKEIKNVENLLEDLREPAFKTAKIELETLDKFSKTNGLSESQNIEPWDISYWSELLRKEKLNLDQESLRPWFPLNDVLNGLFKLSEKLFEIKVVEATNEAPRWNDDVLFFNILNKENNKIASFYLDPYSRPESKRGGAWMDECLNKNSVGKKTLPVAYLVCNQTPPSKDKPSLMSFEEVQTLFHEFGHGLQHMLTTVNLPQAAGINNVEWDAVELPSQFMENWCFHKNTLLSIAKHYKTGEKLSDENFEKLLKNRTFNCGMATLRQLHFAITDLRLHSRLDKNEGKTADEIRREIAKKTTVITPIQEDKFLCCFSHIFAGGYSAGYYSYKWAEVLSADAFSMFEEANLENSKDLKLIGKKFKDTVLSLGGSLPPLEIFKLFRGREPKTDALIRHLGLSGST; the protein is encoded by the coding sequence ATGCAAAGTTCGATTTTTAAATATGGAGAATTGCCAGAATTTAAAAAATTTACACCCGAAAACATAAATAAACAGTTTCCATTAGTACTTGAAAAGATAGAAGAAGATTTTAAAAATATAGAGAAAAATTTATCTCATTATTTAATTCAAAATGATTTAAGTTGGGATAAGGTAATAAATCCTTTAAATGAAGTCAATGAAATTCTTAGATGGAGTTGGGGTGTAATAAGCCATCTAAATGCAGTAAAAAATTCTGAAAGTCTTAGAGATATTTATTCAAAGTTTCTTCCCGAGATTATTAGCTTGAGTAACAAATTCGGACAAAGTAAAATAATTTATAATTCTTTAGTCAAGCTTAAAGAGACAAATAACTTTGATCAAATCAAAAAAAGGATTTTAGATAAAGAAATTCTCGAGATGCAACACAGAGGCATTTCATTAAATAAAAATGATCAAGAAGAATTTAACAACATTTCAGAAAAGCTTGGAAAGTTATCGACAGATTTTAGTAACAATGTTCTTGATGCCACTAATAAATGGTTTTTAATATTAAATAAAAAATCTGAAGTAGATGGTCTTCCTGAACGAGTACTCGAGTTGATGGCAATGACTGCTCACAATCATTTAAAACAAAATGGCGAAGTTGATATCAAGAATGGTCCTTGGAAATTAAGTCTAGATATTCCAACTTATACGTCATTCATGACATATGCTACAGACCGTAACCTTAGAGAAAGACTTTATAAGGCATTTGTTAGCAGAGCTTCTCAAGGAGAAAAAAGTAATTCTCAAATTATTGAAGAAATCTTAACTCTTAGAACTAAACAGGCCAATCTTCTAGGTTATGAAAGTTGGGCAGAACTAAGTTTGTCAACTAAAATGGCGAAAGAAATCAAAAATGTTGAAAACCTTTTAGAGGATTTAAGAGAACCAGCATTCAAAACCGCAAAAATTGAATTAGAAACGCTAGATAAGTTTTCTAAAACTAATGGATTGTCAGAATCACAGAATATTGAGCCATGGGATATCAGTTATTGGTCTGAACTTCTTAGGAAAGAAAAGCTTAATTTAGATCAAGAATCTTTGAGGCCTTGGTTCCCACTAAATGATGTTTTGAATGGTTTATTCAAATTAAGTGAAAAGCTCTTTGAAATTAAAGTAGTCGAAGCAACCAATGAAGCTCCTAGATGGAATGATGACGTTTTATTTTTTAATATCCTTAATAAAGAAAATAACAAAATAGCATCTTTTTACCTCGATCCATATTCACGGCCGGAGTCTAAGAGAGGGGGAGCTTGGATGGATGAATGCTTGAATAAAAATAGTGTTGGCAAAAAGACTCTACCGGTAGCTTATCTTGTTTGTAATCAAACTCCACCCTCAAAAGACAAACCTAGTTTGATGAGTTTTGAAGAAGTTCAGACACTATTTCATGAATTTGGTCATGGTCTTCAACACATGCTTACCACTGTAAATCTTCCTCAAGCAGCTGGTATTAATAATGTGGAATGGGATGCAGTCGAACTTCCAAGTCAATTTATGGAAAACTGGTGTTTTCATAAAAATACACTCTTGAGTATTGCTAAGCATTATAAAACAGGTGAAAAATTATCTGATGAAAACTTTGAAAAGCTACTAAAGAACAGAACTTTTAATTGTGGTATGGCTACTCTTAGACAGCTACATTTTGCGATTACAGACCTTAGATTACACAGTAGACTTGATAAAAACGAAGGTAAAACAGCAGATGAAATTAGAAGAGAAATTGCAAAAAAAACAACTGTAATTACTCCAATTCAAGAAGATAAATTTCTTTGTTGTTTTAGTCACATATTTGCAGGAGGATACTCTGCAGGATATTACTCTTATAAATGGGCTGAGGTTCTAAGTGCTGATGCTTTTTCTATGTTCGAAGAAGCGAATCTAGAAAACTCTAAAGATTTGAAATTAATAGGAAAGAAATTTAAAGATACAGTTCTTAGCTTGGGTGGTAGCTTACCTCCATTAGAGATATTCAAACTATTCAGGGGAAGGGAACCAAAAACAGATGCTTTAATAAGACACTTAGGTCTATCTGGATCTACATAA
- a CDS encoding NAD(P)H-quinone oxidoreductase subunit 4: protein MNLESFPWLSTIVLLPLIGALIMPFLSTKEGEDNTLPRNISLSFLFIDFLLIIGVLFQKFDPAISSLQLIERVTWLPSIGLEWSLGVDGLSAPLVALSGLITFLSVAASWKIKKKSNLYFALLLVQASAQALVFLSQDFLLFFLAWELELVPVYLLIAIWGGKKKLYAATKFILYTALASLLILISGLAIALSGDTFTLNITDLTNKHVTGSLALLSYLGFLIGFGVKLPIFPLHTWLPDAHGEANAPVSMLLAGILLKMGGYALLRFNVQILPEVHLQIAPALIILGIINIIYGALNAFAQDNVKRRIACSSVSHMGFVLLGIGAVDALGISGAMLQMISHGLIAAAMFFVTGSFYERTNTLSIPNMGGLAKVLPITFAFFLASSLASLALPGMSGFISEITVFLGITSQEGFSSIFRSITILIAAIGLVLTPIYLLSMCRRVFFGPRIPALATVKEMNGRELTIGFSLLLPTLAIGFWPKIAINLYESSTNALSQHLTLAKLIGLIPTLVN from the coding sequence ATGAATTTAGAATCTTTCCCTTGGCTATCAACTATAGTTTTACTTCCTTTAATTGGGGCATTAATAATGCCTTTTTTGAGTACAAAGGAAGGGGAAGATAATACGCTACCTCGAAATATCTCATTAAGTTTTTTGTTCATAGATTTTTTACTGATTATTGGTGTACTTTTCCAGAAATTTGATCCCGCAATTAGCTCCTTGCAACTTATAGAAAGAGTTACTTGGTTACCCTCAATTGGTTTAGAGTGGTCTCTTGGAGTAGATGGGTTATCTGCTCCTTTAGTCGCTTTAAGTGGATTAATTACATTTTTATCAGTTGCCGCAAGTTGGAAAATAAAGAAAAAATCTAATTTATATTTTGCTCTTTTATTAGTTCAAGCCTCAGCTCAAGCACTGGTTTTCCTCTCTCAAGATTTCTTATTATTCTTCTTAGCCTGGGAACTTGAGTTGGTTCCGGTATATCTTCTTATCGCAATTTGGGGAGGGAAAAAGAAATTATATGCAGCTACTAAATTTATTCTTTACACAGCATTAGCTTCTTTATTAATACTCATAAGTGGGTTGGCAATTGCCTTGAGTGGCGATACCTTTACTTTAAATATTACCGACTTAACAAATAAACACGTAACAGGAAGCCTAGCATTGTTATCCTATCTTGGATTTTTGATTGGCTTTGGAGTAAAACTTCCGATCTTTCCTCTACATACTTGGTTACCTGATGCGCATGGTGAGGCTAATGCACCAGTATCAATGTTGCTTGCTGGAATACTCTTAAAAATGGGAGGCTACGCTCTTTTAAGATTCAACGTTCAAATATTACCTGAAGTACATCTTCAAATTGCACCTGCGTTAATTATTCTTGGAATTATCAATATAATATATGGAGCATTAAATGCATTTGCACAAGATAATGTCAAAAGGAGAATTGCATGTAGCTCAGTGAGTCATATGGGTTTCGTTCTTTTAGGGATTGGAGCTGTCGATGCTTTAGGGATAAGCGGTGCAATGCTCCAAATGATCAGTCACGGACTTATCGCTGCAGCTATGTTTTTTGTTACGGGCTCATTCTATGAAAGAACAAATACTCTTTCTATTCCAAATATGGGCGGTTTAGCAAAGGTCTTACCAATAACTTTTGCTTTTTTCTTGGCAAGCTCTTTAGCTTCTCTAGCACTACCTGGAATGAGCGGTTTTATTAGTGAAATAACTGTATTTTTAGGTATCACTAGTCAAGAAGGTTTCAGCTCTATCTTTAGATCAATTACGATTCTTATTGCAGCTATTGGTTTAGTTCTAACACCAATATATTTACTCTCAATGTGTAGAAGAGTATTCTTTGGTCCTAGAATTCCCGCACTAGCTACAGTTAAAGAAATGAATGGTAGAGAGTTGACTATTGGTTTTAGTTTATTGTTGCCTACTTTGGCAATAGGTTTTTGGCCCAAAATCGCCATAAATTTATACGAATCTTCAACAAATGCTCTCAGTCAGCATCTCACTTTAGCTAAGTTAATAGGATTAATTCCAACATTAGTTAATTAA
- a CDS encoding homoserine kinase, producing the protein MFIPEVGKKIRVTVPSTTANLGPGFDCLGAALDLYNEFIFTRIEGGGDRFDLIMESTDGNHLRGGPENLVFRAAQKVWGSANMDPFALEARVKLAVPPARGLGSSATAIVAGLIGANAIMNSPLSKEKLLELAIDIEGHPDNVVPSLLGGLCLTARSSSQRWRIIRCDWHDSIKVVVAIPAIRLSTSEARKVMPKNVPLSDAVTNMGALTLLLNGLKAGNEELIKEGMFDKLHEPYRWKLIKGGLEVKEAALEAGALGCAISGAGPSILALCKKENGKNVSKAMVKAWEKSGVASRAPFLNVQTTGSQFSAISGK; encoded by the coding sequence ATGTTTATTCCTGAAGTAGGTAAAAAAATAAGAGTAACAGTACCTTCTACAACTGCAAATTTGGGGCCAGGTTTCGACTGCCTAGGTGCAGCACTAGATTTATATAATGAATTTATTTTTACGAGAATTGAAGGTGGTGGAGATAGATTTGATTTAATTATGGAGAGTACCGATGGTAATCATTTAAGAGGGGGACCGGAGAACCTGGTTTTTAGAGCCGCTCAGAAAGTATGGGGAAGTGCGAATATGGACCCTTTTGCCCTTGAAGCAAGAGTCAAGCTAGCTGTACCACCAGCACGCGGACTTGGGAGTAGTGCTACAGCAATAGTCGCTGGACTGATCGGAGCAAATGCCATAATGAATTCCCCACTGTCGAAAGAAAAACTTCTAGAACTTGCTATTGATATCGAAGGTCATCCTGATAATGTAGTTCCATCTCTGTTGGGGGGCCTTTGTTTAACCGCCCGCTCTTCTTCACAAAGATGGAGAATAATAAGATGTGATTGGCACGATTCTATAAAAGTTGTTGTAGCAATACCTGCTATTCGTTTAAGTACAAGTGAAGCAAGGAAAGTAATGCCAAAGAATGTTCCCTTATCTGATGCTGTGACTAATATGGGGGCACTTACTTTATTGCTAAATGGATTAAAAGCAGGAAATGAAGAATTAATAAAAGAGGGGATGTTTGATAAGTTACATGAACCATACCGGTGGAAACTTATTAAAGGTGGGCTGGAAGTCAAAGAGGCCGCATTAGAAGCAGGTGCTTTAGGATGTGCAATTAGTGGGGCTGGTCCAAGTATCTTGGCTTTGTGTAAAAAGGAAAATGGTAAAAATGTAAGTAAAGCAATGGTAAAAGCATGGGAGAAGTCAGGCGTAGCAAGTAGAGCGCCATTTTTAAATGTTCAAACAACAGGGAGTCAATTTAGCGCCATTTCAGGTAAGTAG
- a CDS encoding glucokinase, translated as MNFLACDLGGTKVLLGIFEKTKNDNSPKLLSKKKYISSDWDSFDLILEDFLKNECKNIPHPSSACFAVAGPLSNNQAKIINLSWYISGNALQKKFNFKSCELINDFAVQMYGIPYLKNNQYSTIQNGSHSEGANNDLHAIVGAGTGLGIARGIISEGNIKVLASEGGHVEYSPKSKLEWELKIWLKNYLKVERISCERIISGTGLSRIAEWRLSKPDAQNHPLKKYLKEIKNYDLARKELPEKICNLSKEGDQLMVEVEKIWLGAYASLLGDVALQELCFGGLWISGGTASKHFKNFKSDLFMKQFFDKGRLKDILKTIPMRVILDEEFGLFSAACRAEMLLKTT; from the coding sequence ATGAATTTTCTCGCTTGTGATTTAGGAGGCACTAAGGTGCTATTGGGAATATTCGAAAAAACAAAAAATGATAATTCGCCTAAGTTATTATCCAAGAAGAAATATATATCTTCTGATTGGGATTCTTTTGACTTAATACTAGAAGATTTTCTCAAAAATGAATGCAAAAATATTCCTCATCCTTCTTCTGCATGTTTTGCCGTAGCTGGTCCTTTATCTAACAATCAAGCAAAAATCATAAACTTGTCATGGTATATTTCTGGAAATGCTTTACAGAAGAAATTTAATTTTAAAAGTTGCGAACTAATAAATGATTTCGCAGTACAAATGTATGGAATACCTTATTTAAAAAATAATCAATATTCTACTATCCAAAATGGATCCCATTCTGAAGGAGCTAATAATGATTTACACGCTATTGTTGGAGCGGGAACTGGTTTGGGCATTGCAAGAGGCATAATATCGGAGGGAAATATAAAAGTTTTGGCTAGTGAAGGTGGTCATGTAGAGTACTCGCCAAAATCAAAATTAGAATGGGAATTAAAAATTTGGCTTAAGAATTACCTAAAAGTTGAGAGGATATCTTGTGAGAGAATTATTAGCGGCACTGGTTTATCAAGAATCGCCGAATGGAGACTAAGCAAGCCTGATGCCCAAAACCATCCTCTAAAAAAATATCTAAAAGAAATTAAAAATTATGATCTTGCGAGGAAAGAACTACCTGAAAAAATTTGCAATCTTTCTAAAGAAGGGGATCAGCTAATGGTCGAAGTTGAGAAGATTTGGTTAGGTGCTTATGCCTCTTTACTTGGAGATGTTGCTCTTCAAGAATTGTGCTTTGGAGGGTTATGGATTTCTGGAGGGACCGCATCAAAACATTTCAAAAACTTTAAATCAGATTTATTTATGAAACAATTTTTCGATAAGGGAAGATTAAAAGATATTCTTAAAACAATACCTATGAGAGTGATTTTAGATGAAGAGTTTGGACTTTTTAGTGCCGCCTGCAGAGCAGAAATGCTTTTAAAAACTACTTAA
- the thrS gene encoding threonine--tRNA ligase, with protein MPIITLPDGTKKVFEKSVTILEIAESIGAGLAKATIAGKVNDVLLDATIPINKDSKVVIITSKDKEGIEIIRHSFAHLIGHAVKQIYPNIKMAIGPVIEDGFYYDIFSEYRFTPEDLIKIENRINKLIKKNYDVEILQVSKEEAIKTFKERDETFKLRIIEEIPEEGLINLYKHEEYIDMCRGPHVPNTRHLRHFKLLKLSGSYWRGNSDNESLQRIYGTAWAKEKELNDYLTRIEEAEKRDHRKLGKKHALFHIQEESPGMIFWHPNGWTIYQVLEKYIRGILKKNNYLEIKTPQAVDKSLWEKSGHWEKFRDDMFTTASENRTYAIKPMNCPCHIQVFNQGLKSYKDLPIRLAEFGSCHRNEPSGALHGLMRVRNFTQDDAHIFCTEEQIQEEVSTFIDLVFEVYKTFGFDEIIIKLSTRPEKRVGSEEIWDKSEEALTKALDNKNLKWGLQPGEGAFYGPKIEFSLKDCLNRVWQCGTIQVDFSMPIRLDATYVDIDNEKRNPVMLHRAILGSFERFIGILIEQYEAKFPIWLAPCQIILLSITDRNIEKCLKFNEFINNNGYRSKVDIRNEKIGYKIREATLERVPLIAVIGDKEEEIDSVALRALDGTNLGIFNLPNLYKFIDQLIEKKGRTE; from the coding sequence ATGCCAATAATTACTTTGCCTGATGGTACAAAAAAGGTTTTCGAAAAATCTGTAACTATCCTAGAAATTGCAGAGAGTATCGGAGCTGGATTAGCTAAAGCAACAATTGCTGGGAAAGTAAATGATGTTCTTCTTGATGCAACTATTCCTATAAATAAAGATTCCAAAGTTGTAATCATCACATCAAAAGATAAAGAGGGTATAGAAATAATAAGACACTCCTTTGCTCACCTTATTGGTCATGCAGTTAAACAAATTTACCCTAATATTAAAATGGCTATTGGGCCTGTAATTGAAGATGGTTTTTATTACGATATTTTTTCTGAATATAGATTTACTCCTGAAGATTTAATAAAAATCGAAAATCGAATTAATAAATTAATCAAAAAAAACTATGACGTTGAAATTTTGCAAGTTTCTAAAGAAGAAGCAATTAAAACTTTTAAAGAGAGAGATGAGACTTTTAAATTAAGAATTATTGAAGAAATTCCTGAAGAAGGTCTTATCAATTTATACAAGCATGAAGAATATATCGACATGTGTAGAGGGCCACATGTTCCTAACACTAGACATTTGAGACACTTTAAGTTACTTAAATTATCAGGTTCATATTGGAGGGGTAATAGCGATAATGAATCATTACAGAGAATATATGGAACTGCATGGGCAAAAGAGAAAGAACTCAATGACTACTTAACAAGAATTGAAGAAGCAGAAAAAAGAGATCATAGAAAACTTGGTAAAAAACATGCACTATTTCATATACAAGAAGAATCTCCAGGAATGATTTTTTGGCATCCAAATGGATGGACCATCTACCAGGTACTGGAAAAATACATAAGAGGAATACTTAAAAAAAATAATTATTTAGAAATTAAAACCCCACAAGCTGTTGATAAATCTCTTTGGGAAAAATCCGGTCATTGGGAAAAATTTAGAGACGATATGTTTACTACTGCATCAGAAAATCGAACTTATGCAATTAAACCAATGAATTGTCCATGCCATATTCAAGTATTTAATCAAGGTTTAAAAAGTTATAAGGATTTACCTATTCGACTTGCTGAATTTGGTTCTTGTCACAGAAATGAGCCATCTGGTGCATTACACGGCTTAATGAGAGTAAGAAACTTTACTCAAGATGATGCACATATATTTTGCACAGAAGAGCAAATTCAAGAGGAGGTATCTACTTTTATAGATCTTGTTTTCGAGGTTTATAAAACTTTTGGTTTTGATGAAATCATTATCAAATTATCAACTCGTCCTGAAAAAAGGGTAGGTAGCGAAGAGATTTGGGATAAATCAGAAGAGGCTCTTACAAAAGCTCTCGATAATAAGAATCTAAAATGGGGACTACAACCAGGGGAAGGTGCTTTTTATGGTCCAAAAATAGAATTCTCGTTAAAAGATTGTCTTAATAGAGTCTGGCAATGCGGTACTATTCAGGTTGACTTCTCAATGCCTATAAGATTAGATGCAACTTATGTTGATATTGATAATGAAAAAAGAAATCCAGTTATGCTTCATCGAGCAATCTTAGGATCCTTTGAAAGATTTATCGGAATTTTAATTGAACAATATGAGGCAAAATTCCCAATTTGGCTTGCGCCTTGTCAAATAATTTTATTGAGCATTACCGATAGAAATATTGAAAAATGTTTAAAGTTTAATGAATTTATAAATAACAATGGTTACCGATCAAAAGTTGATATTAGGAATGAAAAAATAGGATATAAAATAAGAGAGGCGACTCTTGAAAGAGTTCCATTAATTGCAGTTATTGGAGATAAAGAAGAAGAAATTGATTCAGTTGCCTTAAGAGCTTTGGATGGAACAAATTTAGGAATTTTCAATTTACCTAATCTATACAAATTTATAGATCAATTAATAGAAAAAAAAGGGAGGACAGAATAA
- the trpS gene encoding tryptophan--tRNA ligase: MANKKRILSGVQPTGDLHIGNWLGAINNWVTLQEQYETFLCVVDLHAITTSYNPKELSQNTISTAALYVACGIDPNICSIFVQSHISAHSELCWILNCMTPINWMERMIQFKEKSIQQGNNVSIGLFDYPILMSADILLYEADFVPVGEDQKQHLELARDIAQQRINARFSKDKNILKIPQPIIMKNGSKIMSLIDGSKKMSKSDPNENSRINLLDPPELITKKIKRAKSDSSIGIEFNNPERPESKNLLMIYSILSGKEISQCEKEFSETGWGTFKKLITEQLIDSLEPIQQKYKLLINDPYQLNKILEEGRGKAEDVANQTLKRVKSKLGFFEMEK, encoded by the coding sequence ATGGCAAATAAAAAAAGAATTCTTTCGGGAGTTCAACCTACTGGTGATTTACATATTGGGAATTGGCTTGGAGCCATAAATAATTGGGTTACGCTTCAAGAGCAATATGAAACATTTCTATGTGTAGTTGATTTGCACGCAATCACAACTTCATATAATCCAAAAGAATTATCTCAGAACACTATCTCTACTGCGGCTTTATACGTCGCTTGTGGGATTGATCCCAATATATGCTCAATTTTTGTCCAAAGTCATATTTCTGCACATTCAGAACTCTGCTGGATTTTAAATTGCATGACTCCTATAAATTGGATGGAAAGAATGATTCAATTCAAGGAAAAATCCATACAACAGGGAAATAATGTATCCATTGGACTATTTGACTATCCGATCCTAATGTCTGCAGACATTCTTCTATATGAAGCAGACTTTGTACCAGTAGGTGAGGATCAAAAACAACATCTTGAACTTGCCAGAGATATTGCACAACAAAGAATAAATGCCAGATTTAGTAAGGATAAAAATATTTTAAAAATCCCTCAACCAATAATCATGAAGAATGGGTCAAAAATAATGAGTTTGATTGATGGTTCAAAAAAGATGAGCAAAAGTGATCCTAATGAGAACAGTCGTATTAACTTATTAGATCCTCCTGAACTAATCACAAAAAAAATAAAAAGGGCAAAAAGTGATAGCTCTATTGGAATAGAATTTAATAACCCTGAGAGGCCAGAATCTAAAAATCTTTTAATGATTTATTCAATATTATCGGGTAAAGAAATTTCTCAATGTGAAAAGGAATTCTCAGAGACTGGATGGGGCACATTTAAAAAATTAATTACTGAACAACTTATTGATTCACTAGAACCTATTCAGCAAAAATATAAATTATTAATTAATGATCCATATCAATTAAATAAAATCCTTGAAGAAGGGAGGGGAAAAGCGGAAGATGTAGCAAATCAGACTTTAAAAAGAGTTAAATCAAAATTGGGATTCTTTGAAATGGAGAAATAA